The sequence below is a genomic window from Mycobacterium sp. ITM-2016-00316.
ACGTCGAACGCACCGACCTCGCCGAAGGCACCAGCTCCGAGCCCGTGCAGATCGACACCTCGGGCCCGACCACGTTCTACGTCCAGGAACTGCTGCTGCACCCGCCGTCGAGCAGCGGCTGGCACACCCACCCCGGCCCGGAACACACCGTCATCACCGGTGGCACGGTGTCCATCCAGACCGCGCAGCAGTGCGCGTCGACGCCGTATCTGGCCGGGCAGGCCATCTTCATTCCGGCCGGGGTGCCGCACATCGTGCGCAACGACAGCCCGCACGACGCCAACGCGGTGGTCACCTACACGTTGCCCGCCGATGCACCGGTGCGCGCCGACGCGCCACCGGCATGTCCATGACCTGAGCCGGTTACGCTCGTCGCGTGCTGCTCTCCGATCGCGATATCCGCGCCGAGATCGCCGCGGGCCGGCTGGCGCTGGACCCGCACGATGACTCCCTCGTTCAACCGTCGAGCATCGACGTGCGCCTGGACAGCCTGTTCCGGGTCTTCAACAACACCCGCTACACCCACATCGACCCGGCGCTGCGCCAGGACGACCTGACCACGCTGGTCGAGCCCAAGGAGGGTGAGCCGTTCGTGCTGCACCCCGGCGAGTTCGTGCTCGGCTCCACGCTGGAGCGCTGTGCGCTGCCCGACGATCTGGCCGGCCGGCTGGAGGGCAAGTCGTCGCTGGGACGGCTCGGGCTGCTGACGCACTCGACGGCCGGATTCATCGATCCGGGCTTCACCGGGCACATCACCCTGGAGCTGTCCAACGTCGCCAACCTGCCGATCACGCTGTGGCCGGGGATGAAGATCGGGCAGCTGTGTCTGCTGCGGCTGACCAGCCCGGCCGAGCATCCGTACGGCTCCTCGGCGGCCGGTTCCAAGTACCAGGGGCAGCGTGGGCCCACCCCGTCGAAGTCGTATCTGAACTTCGTCAAACCCTGAACCCGCGTAGGGTTTATTTCGTGCTCTAGCTAACGCCGCCGACTGTAACGACGGCGCTGCTCACGGCGATGAACTATCTAGTTGCCGGTTTCTGTCGCCTGCACGGCGTCGACGAAACGAGTCACGTAGCAAACACTTTGGAGGGGCAAGTGGACATCGTATTAGGTGTATCGATGACACCTACCACGGTGCGCATGGTGCTGGTGGAGGGCGAGAAGGGCGACGGCGCAACCGTCGACCACGATGTCTTCGAGGTCTCGGCATCGGGTGACTCAGCAACGCTCAGTGCGGCAGATCAGGTCGTGCAGGCGGTGCTCGGAACCCAGGAGAGTGCGCAGGCCGGCGGGCACCATCTGAAATCGATCGGGGTCACCTGGACCGATCACGCCGACGCCTCCGCGCTGCGCGACGCGCTCGATGCTCACGGCATCAACGACGTCATGTTGGTATCCGAACTGCACGCCGCCGGCGCGCTGGCCCAGGCGGCCGGTAGGGCCGTCGGCTACGGCTCCACGGCCTTGTTGTTCCTCAACCGCGACACCGCCACCCTGTCGGTGGTGCGCGGTGACGACGGCTCGGTGGTCAAGGTGCTCAGCCGCAGCCTGCACAGCACCGACGCGATGGCCGTCCTGGCCGATATGGCCGCCGCGGTCGCCGGGCAGGACACCGCGCCGGAGGGCATGTTCGTCGTCGGCTCCGGTGTCGACGTGGCGTCGGTGAAAGAGCATCTGAGCGATCTCGTCGACATCCCGGTCAGCGCTCCGGAGGAATCCGGGCTTGCGCTGGCGCGCGGCGCGGCCCTGGCCTCGGCGAGCGCCCCCATGTTCGAGGCCTCCACCGTCGGCCTGGCCTACTCACTGGACCCCGACGGTCCCACTGCGGGATCCGTACTGGCCGCCGCCGCCGACACCCAGCTGGCGCCCTCGTCGGTCCCGAACTACGTCGACGTCCCCGACGATCCCGCCGACCTGGACGCCGAACCCGTGCCGGAGGGCCACAAGCCCTTCCTGCTGGTCGGCAGCATGGCGTCGATCTTCGTGATCGGCGTCGTCGCGCTCGCGATCTCGCTGGCCGTCAGCATCCGTCCGACCGCCGATGAGCGCCCCGCGCCGGCGCGCGCCGCGGTCGCGCCGAGCGTGCAGGCCCCCGCTCCGAAGCCGGTACCCGAAGCGCTGCCGGTGCAACCGGCCCCGGCTCCGCCCCCGGCGCCCGCCGAGACCATCAAGGCGCCCATCCCTGTTGTGCAGCAGGCTCCGCAACAGGCGCCCCGGCAGGTGTACGTCGAGCAGGCCCCCGTACCGCAGGCGCCGGCCCCGGCCCCCGCCCCGGTGGCCCCGCCGCCGGCTCCCGCTCCGGTCGCGCCGCCCGTGGTGCCGCCGGTATGGACACCGCCCGTGGTGCTGCCACCTCCGGTGATCGTGCTGCCGCGCCCGCAGTGGCCGGTCTGGCGTCCGCCGTGGGAGCAGAAGCCGCGCCAGACGCAGCAGCCCGACTATCCGGACTATGACGACGACGACTACCCGAGTTACCCGCAGCAGCCGCAGCCTCAACAGCCGCAGCCGCAGCAGCCCACGTCGCAACAACCGCAGCAGCCGCAGTGGCCCTGGCCGACCGGCGGCAACGGTGGAAACGGTTCGGGTGGAGGCAATTCCGAGGGTTCCCGGGGTGACTCCGGTTCGCGTGGCGACTACGGCCGTGGCGAGTCCGGTGGCCGCGGCGGCGACCAGGGTGGTCAGGGCGGCGGTGGCCAGGGTGGCAATTGCTTCCTGATCTTCTGCAACTGACCTTTCCTCACCGATCGGGCCGCGTTTTCGGGCGCGGCCCGATCTTTGACATCCCCCGCTTTACGATCGGCAAGTAGTCTGCTTTACGATCGGCAAGTACGCCGGGAGTGGGGAGAGTGCCATGGACGCAGCGGGCACCCGCACGCGGCTCATCGATGCCGCGATCGAACTCTTCGGCCGGCACAGCTTCGCAGGCACCTCGCTGCAGATGATCGCCGACGAACTCGGGTTCACCAAAGCGGCCATCTACTACCACTTCCGGACACGCGAACAGCTGCTCACCGCCGTCGTCGAGCCGATCTTCCGGCAGCTGGAGACCGTCGTCGACGCCGCGGAGACCTTACGCGGCGTGTCGGCCCGGGCGGACGCCATGCTGTGCGGCTACGCCGAGATCGCGGTGCGTCACCGTGCCCTCGTCTCCGTCCTCGGCGGCGACCCCAGTGTCATCCGCCAGCTCAGCACCCAACCCGGCTGGGCCGAGCTCATCGAACGGCAGATGACCCTGCTCGCCGACGTCGAACCCGGACCCGGCGGGCTGGTGAAGGCGGCCGTCGTGGTCGGCGGTATCGCCGGCGCCGTCGGGCCCGCCTGGATCACCATCGATGACGACGACCTGCTCGGCCATCTGGTCGAGACCGGGCGACGGACGCTGGGGCTGCGTGCTCCACGGCGTTCGCCTACAACCGATTTCACGAAGGGAACCAAATGAGGACTGCAGTGGTCACCGGCGGCGGATCCGGCATCGGGCGGGCCATCGCGCAACGGCTCGGGGCGGACGGCTACCGCGTGGCCACCCTCGATCTGACTGCCTCCGCCGACGACTTCTCTTTCGCCGCCGACGTGACCGACCGCGCACAGGTCGACGCCGCTTTGGATCAGATCCGCGAACAGCTGGGCCCCATAGCTATTCTGGTGAACTCGGCCGGCCTCGACGGCTTCAAGCAGTTCACCGACATCACCTTCGAGGAGTGGCAGCGGGTGATCAACGTGAACCTGCACGGTGTCTTCCACACCGTGCAAGCCGTGCTGCCCGACATGATCGAGGCGGGCTGGGGCCGGATCGTGAACATCTCCTCCTCCAGCACGCATTCGGGTGTGCCGTTCATGAGCCACTACGTCTCGGCCAAGTCCGCGGTGAACGGCCTGACGAAATCGTTGGCGCTGGAGTACGGCCAGTTCGGCATCACCGTCAACGCGGTGCCGCCGGGCTTCATCGACACCCCGATGCTGCGCGGCGCCGAAACTCGTGGACTGCTGGGCGATATCAACGACACCATCGCCGCGACACCGGTGCGGCGGATGGGAAAACCCGAGGACATCGCCGCGGCGTGCTCGTTCCTGATCTCCGAGGAGGCCGGTTACATCACCGGCCAGCTGCTCGGCGTCAACGGCGGCCGCAACACCTAACGCGATGCCTGTTTGAGCAGCCCGTCGAAGCCCTGCCACAGCAGCATCGTCACCAGTTCCACGACCCGTTCCCGGGGCGCCTCACGGTTCTCGTACCACCAGGTGGCCACCCCGTGGCAGGCCGACTGGGTGGCGCGCGCCAGGATCCACGCCGAATCGTCGAGGCTGATACCCCGCACCGAGGTGGTGTCACCGGCGCCGAAGCGGATCAGATCGGCGATCGCCGCGGTGCCGCGGTCGGCGATCTCCTGAACCACCGCCGCGGTCTGCGGGTCGGCCGGCGGATCGCGGTGCAGGAACCTCCACATGAACGGATCGGCCTCGACGAACTCGAAGTAGTTGGAGATGCTCGCACGCACCAGTTCCTCGGCGGTGGCGCCCTCGACCCGGCGCAGCGAACGTTCCCGCAGCTGCTCGGCGTGCAGCTCCAGGACGGCGATGTGCAGCTCGCGTTTGG
It includes:
- a CDS encoding cupin domain-containing protein; translated protein: MKRLAAVLATLAVISAPTAAATPAEGDVERTDLAEGTSSEPVQIDTSGPTTFYVQELLLHPPSSSGWHTHPGPEHTVITGGTVSIQTAQQCASTPYLAGQAIFIPAGVPHIVRNDSPHDANAVVTYTLPADAPVRADAPPACP
- the dcd gene encoding dCTP deaminase; this encodes MLLSDRDIRAEIAAGRLALDPHDDSLVQPSSIDVRLDSLFRVFNNTRYTHIDPALRQDDLTTLVEPKEGEPFVLHPGEFVLGSTLERCALPDDLAGRLEGKSSLGRLGLLTHSTAGFIDPGFTGHITLELSNVANLPITLWPGMKIGQLCLLRLTSPAEHPYGSSAAGSKYQGQRGPTPSKSYLNFVKP
- a CDS encoding TetR/AcrR family transcriptional regulator, giving the protein MDAAGTRTRLIDAAIELFGRHSFAGTSLQMIADELGFTKAAIYYHFRTREQLLTAVVEPIFRQLETVVDAAETLRGVSARADAMLCGYAEIAVRHRALVSVLGGDPSVIRQLSTQPGWAELIERQMTLLADVEPGPGGLVKAAVVVGGIAGAVGPAWITIDDDDLLGHLVETGRRTLGLRAPRRSPTTDFTKGTK
- a CDS encoding SDR family NAD(P)-dependent oxidoreductase: MRTAVVTGGGSGIGRAIAQRLGADGYRVATLDLTASADDFSFAADVTDRAQVDAALDQIREQLGPIAILVNSAGLDGFKQFTDITFEEWQRVINVNLHGVFHTVQAVLPDMIEAGWGRIVNISSSSTHSGVPFMSHYVSAKSAVNGLTKSLALEYGQFGITVNAVPPGFIDTPMLRGAETRGLLGDINDTIAATPVRRMGKPEDIAAACSFLISEEAGYITGQLLGVNGGRNT
- a CDS encoding TetR/AcrR family transcriptional regulator — translated: MARIRIPAAQRRARILDAAVEAFAEHGFAEAKMQDIAKLAGVVPSVLYDHFGSKRELHIAVLELHAEQLRERSLRRVEGATAEELVRASISNYFEFVEADPFMWRFLHRDPPADPQTAAVVQEIADRGTAAIADLIRFGAGDTTSVRGISLDDSAWILARATQSACHGVATWWYENREAPRERVVELVTMLLWQGFDGLLKQASR